Below is a genomic region from Phytohabitans houttuyneae.
CGAACGGCGCGGTTCAGCCGGAGCCGAGCAGCCAGGGGAAAAAGGTCTGTACCGCTGCGAGCAGGATCGGCAGCAGCACGAGGATCAGGAACGACGAGGACGCGGTGCGCAGCCGCAGCGGCCGGATGTTGGCGGTGCGGCACCGCTCGATCTCGGCGACGTACGGCGCGGTGGCCTCGACGTCCTCGAGGATGTCGATCTTTCGCCGCTCGATGGCGCGGACCAGGTCGTCGATCCGGTCCTCCTTCGCGGTCGCCTCGGCCTTACGGAACACGATCGGCGGCACCAGGATGAAGATCGGGACCACCACGATGTACAGCACGACGAGGAAGCCCACCCACGGGAAGTTGTCCAGGCCCAGCACCGCCAGGGTGATGGTGAGGGTGAGGCCGAGCAGCGTTGTCGCGAGCAGCACGGTGCGGAAGACGCGGCCCAGCGGGGTCCAGCCGTACCGGCCGTCGCGGTTGAGCCAGTCGGCGCTGGGCCGGCAGACGAAGCGCAGCCCGATGGTCAGGTAGATCGTGACCAGGCCGACGACGTGGTACTGGAGGATCACGAAGATCGCGAAGACCGCGTACATCCAGTAGAGGAAGTAGCCGGCGAGGTGGCTTTCACCGGCCCACCAGTTCCCGTACGCCTCGGCGAGCCACTGCTCGCGCTGCACCCCGCTGAGGTCGCGCGGGGCGACCGTGATGAACAGGCCGTGCTTCTCTCCCTGGATCAGCAGCCCGGACAGGAAGAACGCGAGCACCAGCTCGGTGAGGAAGATGACCGAGCGCACCGCGCGCATCCGCTCGTTGACGGTGCGCAGCAGGGTGGGCAGGGCGGTCTCGACGGTGCAGCCCCGGATGATCCGGTCGATGCCCATGACGCGGGACAGCCCGTTGAGGCCGAACGTGCGCCGGGGGTCGAGCTCCGGCGCGTCCTCCGGTCCGGTGTGTACCTCCTTCTTCGGCACGAGCACCCCGTTGCGGACCAGCTTGCCCAGGCAGACCGACATCAGCTGCCACTGCCGGTGCAGCAGGACCGTGCCGGAGATGACGGACAGCAGCAACAGCCAGCTCGCGACGTCGCGGACGAGCGGAAACTCCGGCGACGACGCGGGAGCGCCGCCCAGCCCGGTGATCCGCGCGACGTCGTCGGCCAGCTGGAAGTCGTTGGCGTCGCCGAGGGTGCGCTGCGCCAGGTTCACCGCGATGAGCGGCGCGACCGCGAGCAGGCCGACAAGCCACAGCTTGTAGGTCGGTGTATTTCTTCTTCGCTTGAACAGGTGATTGGCGTAGAACGGATCAAAGTCCTTGGCGATCTCCTGGCTCCTCATCTCTTCCCCAGATGCGGATAAGCGCGGTCAGCTCGGTCGGTTTTTCGATCATCGGCCAATGGCCGCAGTCGGCTATCTCGTGCTCCCGCACGACATTTGCCGTGCGGCGCATCTCGTCGATATCGGAGCGGGTGATCAGCCGGTCCTTGGCGCCCCAGATCAGGTCGACCGGCTGGGGGACGGACGACATGATGCGCGGATAGTCGATCATCCGTGCGTCAAGGAGGATGCGCAGCACCGCGCAGCTGCCGGCACCTTCGAGCGCGGCGTCGAGCTGGACCGGGTCGAGGCGTCCCGGGTGCGCCACGAACGGCCACAACGACAGCGTCCGCAGCATCGCGTTGTGCGCGACAAGCCGGCGCAGGGAGTCCGGCATCGGCACCATCCCGGTCAGGAACTGCGCCGTCACCGCCAGCCCCAGCCGCGGCGCCCGCACGCCGACGCCGGGGTGCTGGGCGATCCGCGCGGCCCGGAAGAGCGTGCCGCTGGTCAGGATCAGGCGCGTGAAGTGCGGCGCCGCGCGGGCGGCGAGCAGGCCCGCCACGGTGCTGCCGATCGAGTGGGACACGAGCACGCAGCGCTCCAGCTCGTACGCCTCGCAGAAGAATGCGAGCTCCTCCGAGGCGGCGTCGACGTGAAACCGGCGGCCCCTGCTCTCGCCGAATCCGACAATGTCGACCGCGATCGAATGCGACGTCGTGGCCAAGGCCCGCTGCACCTGCCCCCATTGCTGGCGTGAACCACCGAGCCCGTGCAACAGCAGAAAGGAAGTGCCGGCACCGCGATGCCGCGATCCTTCCTCCGAAAAGTGGATCGTGCCGCGGTGATATGTGTAGACGGTCACGGCTGTTTCCTTCGCCGCCCGGCGGTGGGCACAAATATAAATCGGAAGCGGTCATTTTTGTACCGCCGAACGGCCGCGTCATTCCGTCGCCGCCCCGTGGCCGGCCGAGGGCTGGGTTACGGTGGGCGGCGATGAGCATCCTGGCGCTGGACCTTGGCACCTCGTCGGTTCGCGGGCTCGTGCTGGACGACAAGGCGGCGCCCCTGCCGGGTGCCCTGGCCCGCCGGTCCGTTGAGGTGGCGGTCGACGACAGCGGCGCGGCGACCCTCGACGCGGGGGCGTACCTGGCGGCGCTCGTCGACTGCATAGACGAGCTGGACGCGGCCGGCCGGCTCGACGGGGTGCGGCTGGTGGCCGAGTCCGCCCAGTGGCACTCGGCGGTACCGCTGGACAAGGCCGGCGCTCCGCTCGGCCCGCTGGTCACCTGGCTCGACACCCGCCCCACGCCGCCGCCGGGCGCCACCGGACCGGCCGACCCGGACGCGTTCCACCACCGCACGGGCACGTGGTGGCACCGCTTCTACTGGACGGTGAAGCTGCCGTGGCTGCGGGCGGGCTGCGGGCCGGGGCTGTCCCGGTTCTGCGGGCTGCCCGAGTTCGTGCTCGGCGCGCTGCTGACCGAGGCGCCGATGTCGGTGTCGCAGGCGTCCGGTACCGGCATGCTCGACCTGGCCCGCCTCGACTGGGACGAGGAGGCGCTCGCGGTCGCCGGCGTGAGCCGGGCCGACCTGCCGCCGCTGGCGCCGGCCGGCTGGCACGGCCGCCTGCGCCCGGAGTACGCGCGCCGCTGGCCGGCCCTCGCAGACGCACCCTGGGCCGCGCCGACCGGCGACGGGGCCGCGTCGAACGTCGGCACCGGCTGTTTCGAGCCGAGCCGCGCGGCGGTCACCGTCGGCACATCGGCCGCGGTGCGGCTGGTACAGCCGGTGGCGCCGGGCGCGCCGCTGCCCCCGCTGCCGGGCAGCGTGTGGCGGTACCGCGTGGACCACGAGCGGATCGTGACCGGAGCCGCGTACTCGGCCGGCGGCAACCTCTTCGCGTGGGCCCGCAAGACGTTCCAGCTTCCCGAGGGTGACGCGCTGGACCGCGAGCTGGCCGCGATCACGCCCGGAAAGGGTGAGGTGCGGGCCGATCCTCGGCTGGGCGGCGACCGGCCGCCGGGCACCGCGCCGTCCGGGTCGGGTGCCCTGTCCGGGCTCGCCTTCTCCACCACACCGGTCGAGATCTTCGCCGGCCTGATGGACGGGGTGTGCGCGATGATCGCCCGTGACCTCGCCGTGCTGGAGTCCACTGTGGACGGTACCACCGAGGTGGTGCTCGGCGGCGGAGCGGTCGCCGCCCAACCCTGGTGGCGCCGTGCGTTCCAGGCGGCCCTGGCGCCGCGGACCACGCGGCACGTGGACAACCCCGAGGTGGGCGCGACCGGCGCCGCGCTGCTGGCTGCGGGTCTCGTCCCGACCGGCCCCGCCGCTCGCTGAGCCGGACGGCATCGTCCGGATGGAGGAGGGCCCCTCGGCGGTACCGGCAAGATCCGGTCCTCCGCTGTATTCTTCGTGAACTTGTCGCAGGTCGCGGCGTTGACACCGTCCGCGCGCCTGATTGGATGGACTCCGCTCCTCGGCAGGCCGGGTACGAGGTAAAGGGGGAGGCGTGGTCGCTGCTGCCCCGGAACCGTCGGACCGGACGGTTCCGCGCCATCGACGGCGACTCGATGTCCGGGTTATCCCACATCGACGGCGTTCACGCCTGCGTGTCCGGGACTGGCGCATGCGCACCAAGCTCGCGACGGTCCTCGTCATCCCTTCGCTGGCCTTCATGGTCGTCGCCGGTGTGCAGACCGGCGCGCTGATCGGCCAGGCGACGGTGCTCGACGAGTTCGCTGACCAGGTGGCGCTCGGTCAGCAGATCACCACGCTGGTGCACGACCTGCAGAGCGAGCGCGACCGCACCGCCGGCAATCTGGCCGCGCTGCAGGCCAAGAAGACCACCGCGGGCCAGGCCACAGCCGACATCCGGCAGTACTACGTGGCGGTCGACCGCTCCGTCGCCGACTTCCGCGACACCGCCGAGCCGCTCGCCGGTGGTGACGCGGCCTGGCGCGTGGCGTACAACCGGGCCCGCGACGCGGTCGACGACCTGCCCACCTTGCGCGGTGCGGCGGCCAGCGGAGCGGTCAGCACGGACACCGTGATCGGTAACTACACCCGCACGATCGACTCGCTGCTCACGTTGCTCGCCCAGCCCTCACCCGGCGTCGAGCGCCCCGAGCTGACCGAGATGGTCCTGCGGTACGTCGAGATCGCCCGGATCAAGGAGGTCGGCTCGCGCCTGCGCGCCCGCCTCTTCGCGGCAGCCAGCGCCGGGGCGTACGGCCCGACCGACCTTGTCGAGCTCACCGACCTGCGGGCCCAGCAGCTCACCGCGCTCGCCGACTTCCGGGTCGCGGCCACCAACGCGCAGATCCTGCGGTACGAGCGCGCGGCAGCCGACCCCAAGTTCGGCGCCGCGGTCGCGATGGAGCAGACCACGATCGCGACCGGCAGCGGCGAGGCGAAGGTGCTCGAGCCGTTCCGCTGGTGGTCGCTGAGCCAGGACCGGCACGACCTGCTCCGCCAGGTCGAGTCCGACGTGCTCGCCGACGCGGTCAACGAGGCCGGCGCGCGCAGCACCGACCAGCTGCAGCGCACGCTGCTGGTCGCCGGCTCGGTGCTGGCCGTGCTGCTGATCGCGTTGATCATTTCGGTGCTCATCGGCCGGTCCGTGGCCCGCTCGCTGCGCGACCTGCGCCGCCACGCGCTGCACGTCGCCCAGGACGAGCTGCCGGACGCGATCGAGCGGCTGCGCGCCGTCGGGCACGGCATGCCCAGGATCGAAGTGCCGCCCATGGTCGTGCGCTCGATGGACGAGGTGGGTGAGGTCGCCGAGGCGTTCGTCGCGGTGCACCGCAGCGCCGTCGACCTCGCCGTCGAGCAGGCGGTCATGCGGCGCAACGTCAACGCGATGTTCGTCAACCTCGCCCGCCGCAGCCAGGTGCTCGTCGAGCGGCAGCTGGAGCTGCTGGACGAGCTGGAGCGCGACGAGGGCGACCCGGACCAGCTGGCCAACCTGTTCAAGCTCGACCACCTCGCCGCGCGTATGCGGCGTAACGACGAGAGCCTGCTGGTGCTGGCCGGTACCGAGTCCAGCCGCCGCTGGAACGAGCCGGTGGCGCTCTCCGCCGTGGCCCTGGCGGCCGCCGCCGAGATCGAGCAGTACCCGCGGGTGCGGCACGAGTCCGTCGACAACCTGTACGTGATCGGCCACGCGGTCGCCGACGTCGTGCACCTGCTGGCCGAGCTGCTGGAAAACGCGACGAACTTCTCCGCCCCGTTCACCCAGGTCAAGATGGCCACCCGCTCGTCCAGCGGGCGCACCGCGACCATCGAGATCATCGATGAGGGTCTGGGCATGAGCGAGGCGGCGATGGACGAGGCCAACACGCTGCTCGCCGAGCCGCCCGCCGCCGACGTCGCGGCCTCGGAGCGGATGGGCCTGTTCGTGGTCAGCCACCTTGCGGCGCGGCACTCGATCCGGGTGCGGTTGGTCGCCGCCGAGCGGGGCGTCATCGCCACCGTGTGGCTGCCGCCGAGCCTGCTGGCACCCGCCCCGCCGGCCCGCGCGCTGCCCGAGCCCGCGGCTCGGCCGGTGCTGGCGTCGGTCGCGGCGGCCGTGCCCGACTCGGTCAGCCGCGAGCTGCGCCTGGCCGCCACGCCGGCGAGCCTGGCCGGGGCTTCGGTGTGGCAGCCGACGCAGGCACTTCCGGCGTTGCCGGCCGCCGAGGTGGGCGCTGTGAGCCGTGTGCGGCGCGCGCCGACCCGGGCCGAAGACGTGCTGAAGTCCGTGGGCGCCACGGCGACCGAGACCGGCAGCACGTGGTGGTCCCGGCAGGGCGGCGGCCGGCCCGGCGGGGTCAACGGCGGCCCCGCGAGCGTGCCGCCGGCGGCGACCGGGCCGGGTGGGCCCACCCCGCCGACCGTCCCGGTCACGGGTGGCACGATGGCTAACGGCCTCCCGTTGCGGGTACCCATGGCACAGCTTCCGGATGTCGGTGAGGCGCCGCGGCCGGCGGCGCACATACCGACCGCCCGGGTGGAGCCGGACCCCGAGGCAGTGGGCAGCATGCTTTCCAGGTACTACAGCGGTGTCCGCCGGGCCGAGGCGGAGGACAGTGGCGACGACAGGCGAACGATCAACCAGGAGGCGAAACAAACGTGAGTGAGCTCAGTCAAGATGCGCGTGATCTGAGCTGGCTGGTCAGTGCGTTCGCCGATCGCACTCCGGGCGTCGCCCACGCGATCGTCGTCTCTTCCGACGGGCTGCTCGTCGCGGTCTCCGACCACCTGCCCCGCGACCACGCCGACAAGCTGGCCGCCGTGACCTCCGGTCTGATGAGCATCACGACCGGCGCGGCCCAGATGTTCGACAACGACGTGGTCAAGCAGACCGTGGTGGAGCTGGGCCGGGGCTACTTCCTGGTGATGGCGATCCGGGACGGCTCGATCCTGGCCACGCTCGCCGCGGGCGACGCCGACATCGGCGTGGTGGGCTACGAGATGGCGCGGCTGGCCAAGCAGGCCGGGGAGATGCTGACCCCAGCGCTGCGCGCCGAGCTGCAGCAGGCGCTGCCCCGCTAGCACCGGGTCTCCACCCGCGCTCCATCGCCGCCCCTTACCCTCGGGTAGAGGTCTGAGAGGGGATGGTGTCGTGGCGCGTCGTCTGTTCACGTCCGAGTCGGTCACGGAGGGCCACCCGGACAAGATCGCTGACCAGATCAGCGACGGGGTCCTGGATGCCCTGCTCGCCCAGGACCCGCGCAGCCGGGTTGCGGTCGAGACGCTGATCACGACCGGTCAGGTGCACGTGGCCGGTGAGGTCACCACCAAGGCCTATGCGGACATCCCGACGATTGTGCGGGAGACGATCCTGGGGATCGGGTACGACTCGTCGAAGAAGGGTTTCGACGGTGCGTCCTGTGGTGTGAGCATCAGCATCGGTTCGCAGTCGCCGGACATCGCGCAGGGTGTGGACAACGCGTTCGAGCTGCGGGCCGAGGGCTCGGAGAGCGCGTTGGACGCGCAGGGTGCCGGTGACCAGGGCATGATGTTCGGCTTCGCGTGCTCGGAGACGCCGGAGCTGATGCCGTTGCCGATCGCTTTGGCGCACCGGCTGGCGCGGCGGCTGTCGGCGGCGCGCAAGGACGGCACGATTCCCTACCTGCGGCCGGACGGCAAGACCCAGGTGACGATCGAGTACGACGGGCTGCGCCCGGTCCGCCTCGACACCGTCGTCGTGTCGTCGCAGCACGCTACCGACATCTCGCTGGAGTCGCTGCTGACCCCGGACGTGCGCGACCACGTGATCGCCCCCGAGCTGCGGAGCCTGGGGCTGGAAACCTCCGGCTACCGCCTCCTCGTCAACCCGACCGGCCGGTTCGAGATCGGTGGTCCGATGGGTGACGCGGGTCTGACCGGCCGGAAGATCATCGTGGACACCTACGGCGGGTACGCGCGGCATGGTGGTGGCGCGTTCTCGGGTAAGGACCCGTCGAAGGTGGACCGGTCGGCGGCGTACGCGATGCGGTGGGTGGCCAAGAACGTGGTGGCGGCCGGTCTGGCGGAGCGGTGCGAGACCCAGGTGGCGTACGCGATCGGCAAGGCGCAGCCGGTGAGCCTGTTCGTGGAGACGTTCGGCACCGAGTCGGTCCCGGTGGAGCGGATCGAGAAGGCGATCGGCGAGGTGTTCGACCTGCGTCCGGCCGCGATCATCCGCGACCTTGACCTGCTGCGCCCGATCTACCGGCAGACCGCGGCGTACGGGCACTTCGGCCGCGAGCTGCCCGACCTGACCTGGGAGCGCACCGACCGCGCCGACGACCTCAAGGCCGCCGTCACCACCTGAGTCCCGGTCGGCTATACGGGCAGTTCGAGGCAGGTGCCGCAGAAGCCACCCGGCGGCGGTGGCGGCGGCTCGACCGACCAGTCGTCGAAGAAGACCGGCTTGTACACCAGCGGGTCGGTGGTCGGGATCGGCTCCATCGTGGCGTCCCCGTCCTGTGGAAACGTCACGCGTACACAGGCGACGCGTTCACTGACGGAGCGCATGGCGCAGACTCCCACCTCGCTGCCGCTCGGCATCGTCCGGAAGACGCCGGAAAACGGGGTGGATCCCGCGGCCTGGTAGGGCAGCAACGAATGGCGGTACGCCTGCGGGAAGCTGTCCCGCGGGTGGAAGGCGACCAGCGTGAAGACCGATTTGGGGTCGGCCGGCGCGCACTTCGTGATCTGGCCGTGCAGCGCGGTCTGCCCGTCGGCGCTCGTCTCGATCGCGGTGAACCGCCCGGTCGCACAGGGCGCCGTGACCCAGTAGGTGCGGGCCTGGGCCGGCGTGACCGTGGCGAGCGTGGGCGCCAGCGCTGCGGTGAGTGCCGCGGCGGCGCCGATCGCTCGTCGCGCGAGGCGGTATGACACGGGATCTCCTCAGGTGGTGGTAGCGCCGGGGGCGCCGTAACGCGGTGGTTGGGGTGCGGCACCGGCCGCGCCGAGCAGCAGCGCGAGCTGAAACCTGTTTTCGACGCCCAGGCGGTCCATCAGGTGGCGCATGGTGTACGCGACGGTGCGGACGCTCAGCCGCAGCTCCTGCGCCGCCGACTGGTCGGTGTATCCCATGGCGAGCAGGCGTACCAGCTCCTGCTCGCGGCTGCTCAGGTCGATGGGCGGCACCCCCTGCTCACGTGGGTCGACCCCGTCGGCCCAAAGCCGTTCGAACATGACCGCCAAGGCCCGCGTCACCTCGGCGTCGGCGACCTCGACGTAGCCCTGCTCCAGGTCCAGCGGGTCGCTCGGCACCAGCGCCACCCGCCGGTCGAAGATCATCACCTTGAGCGGGAGCGCGGACAGCTCGCGGTACATCCCGCCGGATCGACCGAGCGCGGTGGCGTAGGCACTCCACCGGTCGCCGTCGCTGGGTGGCAGGCCGAGCACCCGCAGCCGGATCCCCCGCGCCAGGATGCTGCGGTCCAGCGGCAGGGCGGCGGCCGTGGCCTCGGCGTCGAAGACCGGCTCGGTGTTGATGGCCAGGTGCTCGTGGCGTTCGGCGGCGATGAGGGTGGCAGCCCGCTGCCGGGCGGCGGACCGGGTCGGCCAGCGCCGCACCGAGGCACGCTCCAAAGCGGACAGGCCCACTCCGCTGACCGCCGTGACGTGCCGGCGCCACCGTTCGAGCGCCGAGTCGGGTGTACGCCGCCGGCGCACCGTCTCCAGCACCCGCTCCAGCGCGACCGCCTCCCACAGCAGAGCCTCCGCCGGCCGGTACCCGCCACCACCCGTGGCCGTGGGGCGTACCGCCTCCGCCGCCACGAGCTCGTCCAGCGCACGGCTCACCCGGCGCTGGGGCAGACCCAGCTCCCGAGCGAGCCGCGCGACGGTGCAGGGGCCCAGCATCGACAACGCGCGG
It encodes:
- a CDS encoding alpha/beta fold hydrolase translates to MTVYTYHRGTIHFSEEGSRHRGAGTSFLLLHGLGGSRQQWGQVQRALATTSHSIAVDIVGFGESRGRRFHVDAASEELAFFCEAYELERCVLVSHSIGSTVAGLLAARAAPHFTRLILTSGTLFRAARIAQHPGVGVRAPRLGLAVTAQFLTGMVPMPDSLRRLVAHNAMLRTLSLWPFVAHPGRLDPVQLDAALEGAGSCAVLRILLDARMIDYPRIMSSVPQPVDLIWGAKDRLITRSDIDEMRRTANVVREHEIADCGHWPMIEKPTELTALIRIWGRDEEPGDRQGL
- a CDS encoding FGGY family carbohydrate kinase — its product is MSILALDLGTSSVRGLVLDDKAAPLPGALARRSVEVAVDDSGAATLDAGAYLAALVDCIDELDAAGRLDGVRLVAESAQWHSAVPLDKAGAPLGPLVTWLDTRPTPPPGATGPADPDAFHHRTGTWWHRFYWTVKLPWLRAGCGPGLSRFCGLPEFVLGALLTEAPMSVSQASGTGMLDLARLDWDEEALAVAGVSRADLPPLAPAGWHGRLRPEYARRWPALADAPWAAPTGDGAASNVGTGCFEPSRAAVTVGTSAAVRLVQPVAPGAPLPPLPGSVWRYRVDHERIVTGAAYSAGGNLFAWARKTFQLPEGDALDRELAAITPGKGEVRADPRLGGDRPPGTAPSGSGALSGLAFSTTPVEIFAGLMDGVCAMIARDLAVLESTVDGTTEVVLGGGAVAAQPWWRRAFQAALAPRTTRHVDNPEVGATGAALLAAGLVPTGPAAR
- a CDS encoding sensor histidine kinase translates to MRTKLATVLVIPSLAFMVVAGVQTGALIGQATVLDEFADQVALGQQITTLVHDLQSERDRTAGNLAALQAKKTTAGQATADIRQYYVAVDRSVADFRDTAEPLAGGDAAWRVAYNRARDAVDDLPTLRGAAASGAVSTDTVIGNYTRTIDSLLTLLAQPSPGVERPELTEMVLRYVEIARIKEVGSRLRARLFAAASAGAYGPTDLVELTDLRAQQLTALADFRVAATNAQILRYERAAADPKFGAAVAMEQTTIATGSGEAKVLEPFRWWSLSQDRHDLLRQVESDVLADAVNEAGARSTDQLQRTLLVAGSVLAVLLIALIISVLIGRSVARSLRDLRRHALHVAQDELPDAIERLRAVGHGMPRIEVPPMVVRSMDEVGEVAEAFVAVHRSAVDLAVEQAVMRRNVNAMFVNLARRSQVLVERQLELLDELERDEGDPDQLANLFKLDHLAARMRRNDESLLVLAGTESSRRWNEPVALSAVALAAAAEIEQYPRVRHESVDNLYVIGHAVADVVHLLAELLENATNFSAPFTQVKMATRSSSGRTATIEIIDEGLGMSEAAMDEANTLLAEPPAADVAASERMGLFVVSHLAARHSIRVRLVAAERGVIATVWLPPSLLAPAPPARALPEPAARPVLASVAAAVPDSVSRELRLAATPASLAGASVWQPTQALPALPAAEVGAVSRVRRAPTRAEDVLKSVGATATETGSTWWSRQGGGRPGGVNGGPASVPPAATGPGGPTPPTVPVTGGTMANGLPLRVPMAQLPDVGEAPRPAAHIPTARVEPDPEAVGSMLSRYYSGVRRAEAEDSGDDRRTINQEAKQT
- a CDS encoding roadblock/LC7 domain-containing protein, whose protein sequence is MSELSQDARDLSWLVSAFADRTPGVAHAIVVSSDGLLVAVSDHLPRDHADKLAAVTSGLMSITTGAAQMFDNDVVKQTVVELGRGYFLVMAIRDGSILATLAAGDADIGVVGYEMARLAKQAGEMLTPALRAELQQALPR
- the metK gene encoding methionine adenosyltransferase, with the protein product MARRLFTSESVTEGHPDKIADQISDGVLDALLAQDPRSRVAVETLITTGQVHVAGEVTTKAYADIPTIVRETILGIGYDSSKKGFDGASCGVSISIGSQSPDIAQGVDNAFELRAEGSESALDAQGAGDQGMMFGFACSETPELMPLPIALAHRLARRLSAARKDGTIPYLRPDGKTQVTIEYDGLRPVRLDTVVVSSQHATDISLESLLTPDVRDHVIAPELRSLGLETSGYRLLVNPTGRFEIGGPMGDAGLTGRKIIVDTYGGYARHGGGAFSGKDPSKVDRSAAYAMRWVAKNVVAAGLAERCETQVAYAIGKAQPVSLFVETFGTESVPVERIEKAIGEVFDLRPAAIIRDLDLLRPIYRQTAAYGHFGRELPDLTWERTDRADDLKAAVTT
- a CDS encoding helix-turn-helix transcriptional regulator gives rise to the protein MTPDADLGYRALSMLGPCTVARLARELGLPQRRVSRALDELVAAEAVRPTATGGGGYRPAEALLWEAVALERVLETVRRRRTPDSALERWRRHVTAVSGVGLSALERASVRRWPTRSAARQRAATLIAAERHEHLAINTEPVFDAEATAAALPLDRSILARGIRLRVLGLPPSDGDRWSAYATALGRSGGMYRELSALPLKVMIFDRRVALVPSDPLDLEQGYVEVADAEVTRALAVMFERLWADGVDPREQGVPPIDLSSREQELVRLLAMGYTDQSAAQELRLSVRTVAYTMRHLMDRLGVENRFQLALLLGAAGAAPQPPRYGAPGATTT